The nucleotide window agaaaatataaaataaatagagagacACATAGATTTGGCCTTTGTCTTCTTGGCATCTGTCAGAAATGCagaataatgatgatgaagacaTTCTTTATTATTTCACCCAAATAAGCAAAAATATTTCGCAGTCCATTAGCAACTGCCGAGTCAGACACATTGAAGAAGTGAAAGAATTGAACAAAATCATCAAAGATCTTAAACAGAACGGACCTGCTTCATCAACCTTTCGTTCAATTGTTAAGTATTGTTTCCCTCCAGATACTCAAAGTCTGCCTAGAATGGATTAGGATAGAGAAAGTCGCCCTGATGTACCTGCAAATGGAACAATGTTAACAAAAGTCACGATTTGAATAAAGGAAAGGAAGTTCACTGGGTTTGTCTTTTGCCTAGAGGTGTTTGTTCGAGTCCAGCTTGTGGCAAGGCTCGGgtcatataattaatagaatgtCTCGACGCCTCTATTTTCTCGTTTCCAGATGATTGTCCCATTCCATTGTTGGCAAATAGGGAGTGAGACCCAACTGAACTTCTTTGTCCATTTCTGGAACTAATAAAGATGGATGGAACATGTGgagaaaacatttctcaacCAGTCGATTGAACTGATAGAGCAATTGAGTGCGAAAAGTAAACTATAAGATTGCACTTGACGTCAATAGTCCTAGTTAGTAGGTATGGGCTCACTTTCGAGTGCAGCCAAGCAGGCTTGAGCGTTCCATATCGAACCCTAGGTAAGACAGATCTAGTAGTCAGCTAGGGCGCTTTGGTCATTCCTTCAATCATATTTGACGTGGTTCAGCATAAAAGCCTACGTCCATGGATTGTTTGGGGGCAAAATCTATATTAGGCGATTTTACAATATCTCATAGCCTCACATACCTTTCAATACAATAGAGGAATTTAGGATTTCGAGAGATTGAATATGATGCCTCCCTTGAGAGAGATCCTTTGGAGTCACTATGCGTGGCAGAGTCTATGCCTAGAGAAGTCGTAGAGAATCCCCATATTTACAGAGATCTCCCATTATATAGAGATCTATTTCCTTCATTGGAGTGATTGAGTCTTACTTACCTTatgaaacattttccttttatgagTCTGAGTTAACTTGTCTTATCACGAGAGAGAGCACTGAAGCAGCTAGCAGACATCGATCCAAAAAAGAATGGAAGAAAAACAATACAAGATAGAGAGCTGCAACCAAAGCAGTGAATTTCAAATCTCCACGAATCTTCTTTTACCATAAAACATACAACTTTCGCAGCTTTTCTTTatcccttttgtttttttttaaacaatcatGTGTTGCTTCTTGTATCCTAAAGGACCTCAACCCCAGTTCTGAGATCCTTACACTAGGACTCACGGCCATGGAGCTCGATCTTGAAAACCCATTGACTAATTTCCACGAACCCAACTCCGACACAATCGCTTATCTCTTCCTTCTTGAATGTGATCACATGCCACTGGAAAACTACTTTCAGAGTCTCCAAACCAACGGTTTTTATATTTCTGTTCAACATGAAATCATTGCTGAAATTTCAAAGGTGTTCATTCTTTTGCTGAAATTTCAAAACGTATGATGAAGGATTCGTGGAGACCAGATCTGAGTGGAGAAGTGAAGGGGTTGCTctaagttgagatgatgaagGGGGCTTCGATGGTGGCTTCTTGGAGACCAGGTCTAGAGTGGGGAAGACGAAGGGAATGGGTTGGCTTCGTGGAGAAGACGTGCATTTTGAGAATTCAAATGAAACAATGCGTTTCTTCACCACATGGGCACCAGTTCCCCATCGATTACCCAAGGGCGATTGCACACagcattttatatatatatatagagagagagagagagagagagatcccaTGCACTCTATTTTTCCACATTTAAGGTATATACGCACAATAAGACCTAAGTACTTTTATATATTCGTCCCCCCAAATGACTGGGGAAACAATATTAATGTATGTGTcaccaaattaaattaattaaagagaagTGTTTGGCTTACATATAAATCTTagctaaaaagaaaattaaatattagcataatttaatatgatccataaaattataaaagttttatattgtaaaataaatcttaccTCTTAATTAAATACCAATTTATTGATCTTGATATATTGTTTTTTGAACAATTTTTCTTCTCCATCCATTATACCCTACATGGGGGACATTAACTTTGCGAATGCGAAGAGTGAGTCTGCGATGGCTTGGTTGggaatgttatatatatatatatgctgcacgtttgccacatctgcctaattgaaagaaaaaataaagtgtaattccaaatattaaaaatagtctaatgcataagagtaaaattactgttcattcatgttcatcatttattatgggatttaaattatgttgaaaattcaaattaattagatagtgttattctcttaaaaatgttcagcaaaatttcatcatttatttaatgatgaaaaattagtattttataaattaaagttgattttaagtgtatgatataatatttatattttaattatctattttatgtcagtttaaatcaatgtttaaacCTCCACCGTTAGGTTAAATATGTGGattcaagatgaagggttgagatttaaaaccctaaacctaacATTTTCcccctcactttccctttctccctctctctccttccccttcAGCCGTatgtcttccctctctctcacccaatctcctccctcaagcaacCCAACGTTGTCATGCGCCACCCTGTGGTGTAACCAACCATCTCACcggcttcccctcacgccggcaAGCAAACCCTACCGTCGAAGCCCCTTGGCAGATCCTCCCTCAGCCACATACGagcaacccgaaatgggtctcgacGTACGGGTTCTCCACCCTTGCGCCACCGCGGCTCAACCCCagctccaccaagcaccaccaccGAGGTTCCCCTCACGCCGTGGAGCACTTCCATCTAATCCACCACCTGTAGCTCCTCCCTAGCCCCACGCATGCAACCCCTCTACATGCATGGGTTTCTCCTCTTAGCGCCGTCATTAGCCACCCCTACagcactgcaccaccaccagtaGTCTCATCCTTCGCCGACTATCCCTCCACTTCCTCATTTCCTCCAGCCGACGACCcctgatttgtgatttgtgtggtgattttgtgatttgtgtgaaaACTTGTgcggtgattttgtgatttgtgtggtgattttgctgtgaggatgtagagatAGATgtaaggagaagaaaaaaaagaataaaacaagtttactattcattactgttcattcATGTTCATTGGGCTATAggctcttttaagtataaggagatatatatatatatatatatatattaaatcttcagttttctttttttgttgatcATTGGCAATTGGAAAGGACTACCAAATACTAAAGTTGGACCGCTAACCCAATCATACATGTGATCagctacaaaataattaaattctacTTACAAATTAACATAGGAAACATATATTCAACATAGTtgacataatataatttgatttataaataaaataaaatatgatacagATCAGAATATGTCATATCTCTAATATGAAAATGTGTTTTTCACATCAATTGGCAAACACACCCAGGGGTGACAAATCGTGTTATCGGGTTGTGTTCGTGTCATGTTCTGTCGAAGTAtgaatattatactatatgggtcaacATGAACACGACCTGTTAAACTTAACGTGTCAAGATCTCAAACCCTAATACGACCCAAACTTAACGTGTCAAGATCTCAAACCttaacacgacccgttaacataACAGGTTGACACGACATGATCCGTTATGAcccattattaattaataaaaaataagtcaaTACGACATGACCCATTTCAACCCATTAtatgttaatgggttgaactaaCTTGTTTGAACCCGTTTTATTTTAACCTAATTCACATAATttcacattaaaattaaaatcacaatatcatctaaaaacataaaactaactactaataaaaaatcattactattattcatatgtTAACATCTAATAAAGTTAAAACCAATATGACAATCAAATATCCTTCACAAAGAAAAGGCCAACTGCAAGTAAAACAAGCCCTATTCCATTGAATACGATTCCTATTAACAAAGACACAATACATTGAATACAACCAACCAATATCACAAAGACACAATCCAGTCAAGTTCCAGCCAATATGAAAAAGTCCAAACTTAAGTCCCAACAATACCAAATAAAGAAACAATACAACCAACCAATATAACAAAGTCTAAACTTAAGTCCCAACAATAccaaataccaaaaataaaattccaacAATACCAAATTATCGTTCTCACCTGCTGCCTTTGACATCTGacataacaaaacaaaattgaacATGAAAAATCAGCATGATTTTACAAGTGTATAACAATAAAATCAGCATTCCAGAACACTACCACAATCCATAACAAACAAGCATGGTTTACAAGTTTCAAATTGACTCCAGGAAGTTTTACTAACAAGTCGTCATAATGCACCCATTCATGCATATTCATGATCACTGTAAGCTAGGAGTGCATCTCCTATTTAGATACATAGATTTCAAAGATTAAGCTAATTAAGCTCACATGCATGAATGTTATGACAAGTAGTTTTCATCTACAGTAAAAACTCACATGCTAATTAAGCTCACATttacttcaatttatatatataccacaTTGGACCCGCGAATTCAAATCagaaatagaaaattataattcatTTTGCCAAAAGCTTAATGagcaaaaagaataaaataagcCAAATTAAGCAAAATGAATGGTCACAGGACATAtcttcataattaaaattagCTAGCACGACTTAATGTTCATGAATGATCCCAGgccatataattttgttaaaaaagaaagaaggtgCCGACATCTTGAGTatgctaaaatattatatacaatggTCAATGGGGCCCTACGTTTCTTTGAGTTTGTGCTTGAAATCTGGAAGATTTTGGACCTTTTTGAAATTgagtaagaattttatttttaaagatgaagaAACTTGATCGAAGTAGACGCTTCATAAAGTTATCTTGTATAacggtaagaaaaaaaaaaggtatcaGCATTCGTTCGGTAGGAAATCCAAGAAATggtaggaaaagaaaaacaagaaagacGTTAGATGGAGAGATATGAGATCAAAGAAACGGCAAGAGAACCAGGAAAAATGTTGGATCACCACAGTAGGAAATCTAAGAAATGGTAGGAGAACTAAGAAAGATTCTTTCTTTGGGTTGGCGATCATAGGAGAACCAAGAAAGGGTCACCACAGTCGGAGATCCAAGACGTTGTTTGCCTCCAAGAAAAGGGAGAGCCGAAACTGTGGAAATCTTTAGAGAGGGAGCTTGAAGAATAAAGAATGATGGGAAATCtcaaatcatcatcatccaccaaatcaaatcaaatcaaagtaATATGCCAATATTAGAGATCAAGATTCAAGTGCTAGGATTTGAGATGTTAACTTACCTTGTTGCTGGAGATCTGGAGAGAAGCTGGCGATTGAGGCTTGAGTGGCGAGACAGGGTTGAAAAGAAGGGGGAGGCCTTTTGCGAgtgaagaatgaagatgaatGTGAGGGAGTGAGTCGAGTGATTGAGAGTACGGCAGGAGTCTTTAgtcttaggatttttttttagtttttaggtataagggtattaatgtaattttaaatttcttaacgGGTTAACCCGTTATCGACCcattaagcaatcgtgtcttaacggacATTTTGACCCAAACCCGTTAAAGCTAAACCCAAATCCGCTATTatcatgtcatgttcatgttggattaacgggtcgtgtcacgtATTGTCATATCTCAGTTACATACTGATGAGATCTAGATAGTTGATTTTCTTTAGGTTATGTGCATCCTCGAAAAAACTTAAATGAAGGCACAAGAAGGTTTTAtgttaggaaaatgctacttagtCCCCTCAAGTATACCGGTCAAAGTTACCGCTTGTGtatcttgtttttgtttttgtttttaaatgtttgCAAAAGTtactattaatgaatttatgtggttttctaattgtttaaaaaaagaagaagaatgaactAGCTAGCGGTCACGTGCGCCCAACGGTAAGAAATGGGTGGCCGACTAGCAAACCCTGTATGTTAAACCCAAGATTTCATTCTCCCACAATAAAAAGTTCCACACGTTTATCAGAGTgtttatgtgtgtgtatatataaagaaatgatatttgcggTTATAAAGTGTGTAAGAGCCAcaaactcattttgaaaaaaaaaataagtaaatatgagactcacatgaaaaaaattaactttttaatagtagaccccactctttttcaaaaagagtataCGTCGCTTGCAGAACTcataactatatctaacattactcctTATCTAAATTGATTTGTACAATATTCATCTTCCAGTATCGCGGAAATCATTCAACCCCTGCATGCATGCcttacatatacacacacatatatacaagtCTTATTAACGTATGTAGTTAGAAAAGTCCTGACATGCATGATCTAGAGATGATACATAAGTTCTTAAATTAACGTCTTTCTTAGGTTTGAACTGAAACATCCTCAGTGATTCTCATCAATTGCACCGGACAGCCACTTTTTAATCTCGAGAAAAGCCCCCACTTCTCAGTGCTCGTGTCGGGGTCCATCACCTTCCACCTGATCAACAAATTTCCAATTCAAACAaccttaattattattaatacagTATCATAGCTAGCTTTGTTTCTGATGATCATGAACTGATCTCAATATATAAACATTGAGGTTGATTTCGATCTAAAGTACTGTACGTATGCTGAAGCAATGCTCTTATATATTATGTTCTTTGAGATATATTCACTGGCCTGTATGTGGTGATCAGACGGTGGAGAAACACAAGCATCATGGCTTTGGCCATGTTCATCCCAAGGCAAGTCCTCCCTCCCATTCCGAATGCCAAGAAGCTGTATGGCTTTGTTTCTCCCTATATCAATGGGAGAGGGAAAATCACCTTATCAAATTATACTTCGAGGAATGAATTTCAACTTCTTTTTCCTTCCCggaaaataagaacaaataattgagatttCCCGGAAGAGATAAGACTTACAGCAAATCTTGTTGGATTGAACTCTCTTGGATCCTTGTACACCATAGCATCCAGGTGTATTGATTTAGCATCAATATTAACGTTCCAACCTCTTTTGATCTTAAATCCTATAGCAGCAATTAATACATGACCTTAAATCAGATGAAATGTATACTTCCTTAAGCAGAGTATTTACTTTTTGAAGCCTTTAAGACAACAAACCTTCAATCTCACAGTCTTTGAGTGCTTGTCTTGGGAACCATGGTACTACTGATGCCATCCGTAGGGATTCTTTTACAACCTGTTTGTGACAACTATTTATCAACTTTTCGAATACATCCACAAAAAAGATGATCATACTGCAATAAGTACTACCTTAGAAGCATAAGGCATCTCAGTAAGATCTTCAACCGAAAGATATGGCTTCAGTGAAGTCTTTTTTGCCATGTGCTGTTGTTCATTCTGCTCCCATAGGCAAATTAGCATATAAGAAGAGTTAAGAAATTAATATACCATAATCTAATGgaaatcatcaacaaatgcACGATCCTGTGTGTTGTTGCCTGTTGGGCGTATATACTTGGTTTCACTTACCCTAAGTGTCTCAAGGACATCTTGGTTCTCATCCAAGAATTTAACCATCCATGTGATTGCACTTGCTGTTGTATCCTGACCTGCATTATCTTCCAAGATGTAAGTAAGAGTTTAGGAATATTATGCACTTTTGCAAAATTTTCAAGAATCAATCCCCacaaaatgatttcaaaaacaaaatgagatagATCTGCTAATATACATTCGGGGTATTTCTTTAGCAATCTTTTGCTAACCTGCAATAATCATAGTTAAGATGTTGTCTTTAATCTCTGCATCTGTCAGCCTTGGAGCTTCATCATGAGTACTAGATGATTTTTCATCCTCCATCAACATCTGTTGCAGAAAATCTCCTTGATAAGCTTGTTTTATGCCTCCTCTTCTTTCACTAATCGCCTTGTCCAGTATgttcattattctttttctgCCCTGAATTGtcattaaacaaagaaaaaacatgatCAAATGTGGctaattataaactttttagGCGTTCTGATTATATTTACCTGGAGGCCTTTATGGAATCTTGTCCAAGGTAACCTCAAAGGGAATGCGAGCATTGCTTCACAAACTTGGGCGACTTCCTGCTGCAACATCTCTAGTTCTTCCCCGCTGTCTAGACTTATCAGCATTTTGCACATTGCTTTGCAAGTTATCTGCACCCGATCCAGTCGCCAACATCAGTACTCTATAGTAACTCTCGACCACTGTTAAAACGACAACAAcgacaacaaaaaaagaaaatgctggCTTTCTCAGCCAACTATGATGATAATTCAGTCAGTGTGATAAGAAGTGTTGCCACTTTTCTGATACTATTGTGAACTCGACATGTCTAGGACTGTTGATCTTCGACTTGGGTTTTCGAAGGGATTATAGTAGCTCTGGAGTTCGGCTCATTAGAGTCGGCTCTAGCTCATTTGTGAGATTCGTATTGGATGATAGAGCAGGTGACAGAAAGAAAGGATCCAATTGCTTGCAGGACTGAGGCCTCTGAGTCTGTGACTCGAGC belongs to Juglans regia cultivar Chandler chromosome 8, Walnut 2.0, whole genome shotgun sequence and includes:
- the LOC109003267 gene encoding abscisic acid 8'-hydroxylase 3, with amino-acid sequence MLPLLLHLLQPRICCYALVVLSASLFLMSQIVPKMFRCRFQEPTAGIPPGSPGLPLIGETLQFMASIYSGKGFYHFVRVRHLRYGNCFRTNIFGETHVFVSSTESAKAILNNDSGKFTKRYIRSIAELVGDQSLLCASDQHHKLIRTRLSNLFSATSISVLVKQFDESIVETFNCWDDGSTVVVLQEALKITCKAMCKMLISLDSGEELEMLQQEVAQVCEAMLAFPLRLPWTRFHKGLQGRKRIMNILDKAISERRGGIKQAYQGDFLQQMLMEDEKSSSTHDEAPRLTDAEIKDNILTMIIAGQDTTASAITWMVKFLDENQDVLETLRNEQQHMAKKTSLKPYLSVEDLTEMPYASKVVKESLRMASVVPWFPRQALKDCEIEGFKIKRGWNVNIDAKSIHLDAMVYKDPREFNPTRFAGETKPYSFLAFGMGGRTCLGMNMAKAMMLVFLHRLITTYRWKVMDPDTSTEKWGLFSRLKSGCPVQLMRITEDVSVQT